GGACGTCCTCCAGCCGCTGCCGGATGGACATCAGGTTGCTGAATTCCTCCACGACGTCGTCCGCTGCCGCAAGCGTGGCCGGGGCGTCCAGGACCTGGTCGCGGAAGAAGGTGTTGACGCTGCCGCCGAGGCCCTTGCCGGCCTGGATCACGCGCAGGAGCGGAAGGGCCTGGTCCGAGTTGATGCCGAGCAGCCGGCGGAACCGTTCCGCAAACGCCTTGTGGACATCGAAAACCTGGGCCTCCGGGAAGATCGCCTCCAGGGCAGCCTTGGTGAACCGTTTGTCGGCGATGCCTTCCAGCGTCTCCAGGTCCAGCGGCTGGTGGTCCACAAGGTAGAAGCGTCCCACGCTGGACTCCGTGCCGTTCTTGGGCAGGTCGAACAGCGCCGAAACGGTCACCCGCGTGCCCGCGGCGTTGTCGAACGTCAGGGCGACGGCGGACCAGGTGGCACCGGGCCGCTGGAAGGCACTCGCCGAGCCCTCGCCCACGGCCTTGTCGCCCACCTTGCCACGCATGTACGTAAACGTGGTCCGCTTGTCCTCCACTGCACCGCCGGACCGCTGGGCGGCGGCCTCATTGGACCTCGGCCGGGCGTCGAACACCCGCAGCATGGCATCAAAGAGCGTCGACTTGCCGACGCCGGAGTTGCCGGTCAGCAGCGTGCCGTTCCGGTCCACGTGCATCGTGTGCGCCCCGTGGAACGTGCCCCAGTTGACCACCTGCACCAGGGCAAGGCGCATCTGGCCGGGGTTCGTCAGCTCGCCCATAGGCAGCATGCTCGCGATGCTCACTGGGCATCCTCCACTTCAGTTGCATCCCCGGTCCCGACGGGGTCAATCACCGGATCCGTGTCCAGCTCTATTAATGCCTCGGTGCCCGCAGGATCCGTGGTCGCCGCCACCAAGGCTTCTATTTGGGCCGGGATGTCGCCGATGTTCTCGAAGGGGAGGGCAAGGGGCAGCGCATTGGAAATGGTGTAGACGTCCTCCAAGCCCGTGGGCAGGAGGAGCTGGCGGGCCAGCAGCTTGGTGATGGCCCTGTTAACAACGTCCGAATCCCGGAGCGCGTCCTGCTGGCCCGCGGGCTGGTAGTGCGCCACGAGGTCGGCGATCTCCTCGCGCGTGATGGTGGGGTCCGTCTGCGCCGTGACATGCCGGTCCAGCAACAGGCGCAGCCGGAGAAGCACTATGGTCTCCACCCGGCTGAGCGCACGCTGCTGCCGGAGGATGCTGGAGCGGGCGCTGCCCCCGATCGCGTCCGGATCCACCGGCCGCAGGACGGCAATCTTCCGTTCGTGGTCCAGTTCCATGGTGAGGAACAGCTCCGACAACCGGCTGCGCAGGATCACCTGGTTGTCCAGGAGGACGGTCCAGAGCTTCTCGTCCCGGCCGCCGTCGATATACGGACCCTTGAGGAGCTTCACCAGCGCCTGCCGCACCTTCATGGAGAGCACGCCCGTATCACCCGGGAAGAGGGCCGCACCGTCGACGAACGTATCGCGCGGGGTGACGGCGAAAGGCCGTTCCGCACCGGAGGCCGCCCCTTCGCCGCGCTCTACCTCCGGGGCCGCCGTCGTCGTCATTTCTTCAGTCATCGTGAATCCTTTGGAAGCGTGACCAGCGGCAGGTAGGCCCTGCGTGGGGTTCCGTCTATCTGTTCGAAGTCCAGGGCGTCGAGGGCTTCCTTGTCGAAGCCCGCTCCGGCGTGGAGGGCGTGGGAGAGGAGCGCCCGGATGGTGTTGATGTGCTGCTCTTCCGGGGGCAGCTGCTGCCAGGCTTCGGAAAGGGTGGCGGCGCCGGCCATGGCCGCGCGCACCACCTCGGGCTTGGCCTTGCCGGTCCTCGGCGAGCGCACGCGGTCGGCATCGCTGAACGCGATGGGACCCGCAAGTTTGGGCGGAGCGGCGAACTCGTCGGGGTCGAAGAGCTTGACCATGGACAGCGACTCGAATCCGGCGTTGAAGAGGACAGGACCGCGGACCAGGCCGGGGCGGTCCCGTTCGTACGGAAGGGACCGGATGGCCTGCTCCGCTTCCCGGAGCACCTGGCGGAGCCGGACTGACTGGCGGAAGTCGTCGCTTTGGACGTAGGTGTTGAGGCTTTCGCTCAGCTTGCCGTAGATCCGCTGGATCTGGCTGTGCTGCTGGCGAAGCTCGGCCACCAGGTTCTTCAGCGTTTCCCGGTCCTCGGGCGAGAGGTCGTCGGCGAACTGCCGGCTGAGGACCTCGCCGATCGCGGACCGGAACCTCAGCTGCTGCTGCGGGTCCTCGAGGAACGCGGTGAAGGAACGGAAGGTCCTGCCCTCGGGGCTCTGGCGGAGGCGCTTGTCCGCTTCCAGGACCTGGGCCATGGTGGCGCCCTTGGTGAGCGACTCCTCGATGATCTGGTTGCGCAACCCGCCCACCAGTTCCTCGATCCGGTCACGCATCTTCTTGTAGTCGGCCGGCAGGCTCGCGGCGAGGTCCAGGATGTTGCCCGCGGCTTCCACCGCCTCGTCGTCGTCCAGCAGGCCGTCGAACTCGCCGGAGCTGATGTCCTGGATCAGCTGCCGGCGTTCTTCAATCTCCTCTTCCAGCGACTCGAGGCGGGCGCTCTGGTCCGGGTTGGTCTCGTTGGCGAGCTTCTCGACGTCGCCCAGCAGCGTGCCGAGGCGTGATCCGTTGAGCGTGGAGCGTTCGCTGGAGAGGCTGTCCAGGAAGGCAAGCACGCGGGCGGCCGGTTCCGTTACCTCGTAAACGATCTGGCCGGACTGGTTCCGCCGCGTCAGGAACTGCCGGCGCGTCCACTCATCGCCAAAGGACTTTCCATTGGCCCCGCCGCCCAGCCCGGGCTCCTGCCGGCGCAGCTCCTCAAGGAAGGAGTCGACGTCGGCGTGGAACTCCTCGAGCGGAAGCTGGGGGCGGGTGCGGGTGAAGGATGCCTGCAGCACCGCGATCACCCAGGGGGCCGAGCGCGTCAAGGCCCAGGCAGGTCCTTTGGTCAGGAGTTCGAGGTCCCGGAGCCGGGCGCTGATGGCCTCAGCGGATGACCTGGCGGAGCGGGGCACACACTCTCCTTGGGCTGTTTGCGGGGGCGGGGCGGCGGCTTGGATGGAAAACTGCCAACTACAAGGTTAACGCAGGCGCCGCGACCGCTTCGTGACCTACCCGGCCGTAGTGTTTCGATCCCATACCAACAGCTTCTGCCGGCCCGGCTGCTATGGCTGGGCGGAGAGGTCCCACCCTACGCTTCTGCTACTGATCTCAACCAAAGCAACGTCGCAGCAGGGGGACTCAATGCACTTCGATCTCAGTTCAGTTGAAACCGCCACCATGGTCTTCGCGGGCACCCTGGTGTTCGCCGTGATCCTGGCGGTATTCGTCCTGGCGGCGGGACTGGTTGCCCTGGTGCTGCTGGGAATCGGAAAGCTGGGCTGGACCGTGGTTTCCACAATCCTCCTGGCCGTGGTCCACGGTATCAACGCAGGCTGGGACAGGCTGGTCCATCACGCGGCGGGGGTGGATGTTTCCGGCGATTTCCAGGCCCAGCACTCCCCTAGCACCGGAACCTACCCGCGGGTAATCTTGAGGGACAGCTGAAGGGTTCTCCAACCCGGCGGATCCATGGCTACACCGGCCATTCCGGCCAAGGAGATAACCCATGAGCTCCGCCACTGACAGCACCTCCGCAACAAGCCCCGCCACCGGCCTCACCGTTTCCACCGCAACCGCAACGGACGCACACCCCGGGGAGACCCCCGTTCCCGCCGGAAAACTTGGTGCCGGCGCCACAGCCCAGGATGCCCGCGCCGTAGCGGAGGCCGCTCGGGAAACCGGCTGGGAGCGCCCGAGCTTCGCGAAGGGGCTGTACTTGGGCAGTTTCGACCTCGGGCTGGTCCACCCCTGGCCGGCCCCCGATCCTGCCTCCGTGGAGCGGGGCGAGGCATTCATGGAGCGCCTGACCGGGTTCGCCCGCACCATGGACGGCCGGGTGATCGAGCGCGAGGCCAAGATCCCGGACGAGTACATCCGGGGCCTGGCGGACCTCGGTGTTTTCGGAATGAAGATCCCGGAGGAATACGGCGGCCTTGGGCTCTCCCTGGTTTACTACGGCCGTGCCCTGGCGCTCCTGGGCAGCGTCCATCCAAGCCTCGGCGCGCTCCTCTCGGCCCACCAGTCCATCGGCGTGCCGGAACCGGTCAAGGTTTTCGGAACCCCTGAG
The Arthrobacter sp. PGP41 genome window above contains:
- a CDS encoding DUF4194 domain-containing protein, yielding MTEEMTTTAAPEVERGEGAASGAERPFAVTPRDTFVDGAALFPGDTGVLSMKVRQALVKLLKGPYIDGGRDEKLWTVLLDNQVILRSRLSELFLTMELDHERKIAVLRPVDPDAIGGSARSSILRQQRALSRVETIVLLRLRLLLDRHVTAQTDPTITREEIADLVAHYQPAGQQDALRDSDVVNRAITKLLARQLLLPTGLEDVYTISNALPLALPFENIGDIPAQIEALVAATTDPAGTEALIELDTDPVIDPVGTGDATEVEDAQ
- a CDS encoding DUF3375 family protein — protein: MPRSARSSAEAISARLRDLELLTKGPAWALTRSAPWVIAVLQASFTRTRPQLPLEEFHADVDSFLEELRRQEPGLGGGANGKSFGDEWTRRQFLTRRNQSGQIVYEVTEPAARVLAFLDSLSSERSTLNGSRLGTLLGDVEKLANETNPDQSARLESLEEEIEERRQLIQDISSGEFDGLLDDDEAVEAAGNILDLAASLPADYKKMRDRIEELVGGLRNQIIEESLTKGATMAQVLEADKRLRQSPEGRTFRSFTAFLEDPQQQLRFRSAIGEVLSRQFADDLSPEDRETLKNLVAELRQQHSQIQRIYGKLSESLNTYVQSDDFRQSVRLRQVLREAEQAIRSLPYERDRPGLVRGPVLFNAGFESLSMVKLFDPDEFAAPPKLAGPIAFSDADRVRSPRTGKAKPEVVRAAMAGAATLSEAWQQLPPEEQHINTIRALLSHALHAGAGFDKEALDALDFEQIDGTPRRAYLPLVTLPKDSR